CCCACCCTTCGACGCGGTAAACCGTCACTCTCGTCTGCCTCGACGCTCCTCGCAATGACTTCGCTGGTCATTGAACTTTGAACTTTGAACGTTGTTTACCACGTTGAACCTTGAACGTTGAACCCACCTTCGCTTTGGCGAAGGTGCCCCTGCATTTGGTGCCCCCGGCAGGACTTCCCCCTTTGCTGAAGCTTCGGGGGACAAGCTCACTATTGACCTTCGGTCATGTTCTCGTCCTGCAATCTGGTGCCCCCGGCAGGACTCGAACCTGCGGCCCCAGGATTAGGAATCCTGTGCTCTATCCTACTGAGCTACGAGGGCATATGAAGCCTGAAAATGAGTAATGAAAACTAACACTCAAGAATCCCGGTGTCAAACCTTGATAGGGTCGTAAAAAGTCCATTAATGGCTTTTTACTCAACGGAAAGCGAAAAGTGTCATTTTCACTTTCCTTACAAATCTTCGATTTGCGCGCCCCTAAGCGGGCGCGTTGATGACTTCTCGCAAAGTCATCTTTGATAGGGTCGTAAAAAGTCCATTTCTCCCCTTGACCATCATTTGATTTCCATATACTTTTCTTCATTAGCAAATATGTTAAATTGAAAGGAGCACCCATGCCGCAAAGGAATAACCTGAAAGAAAAGATTGAAACCCGTACCGCTGTCTGCGCGGTTATCGGCCTCGGATACGTGGGCCTTCCCCTGGCTGTGGAACTGGCCCTGGCCGGCTTCAAGGTTATCGGGATCGACAACGACTCCACCAAAGCCGCCCGTATCCTGAAAGGGGAGTCGTACATACCGGATGTGCCCTCCGATGTTCTTAAAAAGGTCGTTGAATCGGGGGCGCTTACCGCAACCAGCGATTTTTCGGTCCTCTCAAATTGCGACACGGTCAATATCTGTGTGCCCACTCCACTGAACAAGACCAGGGATCCGGACATCTCCTTTATTATCGACAGCCTCGAGGGGATAAAACCCCATGTCCATTCGGGGATGATGGTGATCCTGGAAAGTACGACCTACCCTGGAACAACCGACGAGATCGTCGTTCCCGCCGTGACCGGAACAGACATGAAATTAGGCAGGGACATCTTCGTCGCTTTTTCGCCGGAAAGGGTGGATCCCGGGAATCCCACATTCAACACCAGGAACATCCCGAAAGTGGTCGGAGGCGCGACCCCCGAATGCACGAAAATTGCGACCCTCTTTTACAGACAGTTTCTGGAAAAGGTCTATCCCGTGAGCACTACGGCGGTCGCCGAGATGGTAAAAATTCACGAGAACACCTTCAGAAGCGTAAATATCGGTCTGGTCAACGAGTTGGCCCTCATGTGCGACCGGTTGGGAATCGACGTCTGGGAGGTTATCGAGGGGGCTTCCACCAAACCTTTCGGGTTCCTTCCGTTCTATCCCGG
The Deltaproteobacteria bacterium DNA segment above includes these coding regions:
- a CDS encoding nucleotide sugar dehydrogenase encodes the protein MPQRNNLKEKIETRTAVCAVIGLGYVGLPLAVELALAGFKVIGIDNDSTKAARILKGESYIPDVPSDVLKKVVESGALTATSDFSVLSNCDTVNICVPTPLNKTRDPDISFIIDSLEGIKPHVHSGMMVILESTTYPGTTDEIVVPAVTGTDMKLGRDIFVAFSPERVDPGNPTFNTRNIPKVVGGATPECTKIATLFYRQFLEKVYPVSTTAVAEMVKIHENTFRSVNIGLVNELALMCDRLGIDVWEVIEGASTKPFGFLPFYPGPGLGGHCIPIDPYYLSWKARSVGFEARFIELAGQVNSFMPTHVVSRAVDALNDVGKALKGARVVIMGVAYKKNIDDLRESPALDIMNRLMNKGVQLSFADPYINTLDLGERSFTAVEAAPDLLRMADLVIIVTDHDSFDYDMIVANAPLILDTRNALKGKNGPKIWRI